A single genomic interval of Arachis duranensis cultivar V14167 chromosome 7, aradu.V14167.gnm2.J7QH, whole genome shotgun sequence harbors:
- the LOC107496423 gene encoding uncharacterized protein LOC107496423 — translation MWSKKGTIDVIDLSNDFYLVKFYASEDFDYALLEGPWKIFDHYLTVRLWEPNFNPMKATIDRITAWVRLPGLPIELYDRTILRKIGNLIGRTVKVDDNTAKMSRRKFARLCVEVDLTKPLMGRYMINGEDYQVEYEGIHQICFTCGRIDHDQNNCTMKKQQIETAANQNDEQKTGKDKQNETNIESSKGSEEGNGNTNMKDKGKQIVADSKENYGTWMVVQRPKRGKKEAKMNLTNMGEKPANQKRTKTAEKITQDLEFYK, via the coding sequence ATGTGGAGCAAGAAAGGtaccatagatgtcattgaccTTAGCAATGATTtctatttagtaaaattttatgCTAGTGAAGACTTTGATTATGCTCTGTTGGAAGGTCCTTGGAAGATATTCGATCACTATCTCACAGTGAGGCTCTGGGAACCCAACTTCAATCCTATGAAAGCCACAATAGATAGAATTACTGCCTGGGTGAGACTTCCAGGATTACCTATAGAACTCTATGACAGAACTATATTGAGAAAAATTGGAAATCTGATTGGTAGGACAGTTAAAGTCGACGACAACACAGCCAAGATGAGCAGAAGAAAATTTGCTAGATTATGTGTAGAAGTTGACTTAACGAAGCCGTTGATGGGAAGATATATGATCAATGGAGAAGACTACCAGGTGGAATACGAAGGGATACATCAGATTTGCTTTACCTGTGGAAGAATAGACCATGATCAGAATAATTGTACAATGAAAAAGCAACAAATAGAAACAGCAGCGAATCAAAATGATGAGCAAAAAACAGGAAAAGATAAGCAAAATGAAACAAACATAGAATCATCAAAAGGAAGTGAAGAAGGAAATGGGAACACAAACATGAAGGATAAAGGAAAACAAATAGTGGCAGATAGCAAGGAAAATTATGGCACTTGGATGGTCGTTCAAAGACCAAAAAGAGggaaaaaggaggcaaagatgAATTTAACAAATATGGGGGAGAAACCAGCAAATCAAAAGAGAACCAAGACAGCAGAGAAAATCACACAAGATTTGGAGTTTTACAAATAG